The proteins below are encoded in one region of Helianthus annuus cultivar XRQ/B chromosome 2, HanXRQr2.0-SUNRISE, whole genome shotgun sequence:
- the LOC110922815 gene encoding probable lipid phosphate phosphatase beta isoform X4 produces MGLDILNPKITVCNHRLYGQSEQSAMDSPQPPPPPPLPPSSLLHNLITFDTKLSLSIYTLTQPIFPRFFLKLLEISGDGRLFFPIILSVLLSPLPSTSPILFTVLVNLLIGSVLDLIIIGTVKHLVRRHRPVYNKHMFLTFAVDHWSFPSGHASRVCFIASVIYFSSDLVSDILGQLEVDLVGFGGYESVRWLNFGVVGWACATSVSRVLLGRHFVFDVAAGAGLGVLNALFVVNVLN; encoded by the exons ATGGGCCTAGATATTTTAAACCCCAAAATAACCGTCTGCAACCACCGGCTGTACGGTCAATCGGAGCAATCCGCCATGGATTCACCAcaaccgccgccaccaccaccactaccgccATCGTCACTCCTCCACAACCTAATCACCTTCGACACAAAACTCTCCCTCTCTATCTACACTCTCACTCAACCGATTTTCCCGCGTTTTTTCCTCAAACTCCTTGAAATCTCCGGCGACGGCCGACTCTTCTTTCCGATCATCCTCTCCGTTCTCCTCTCTCCTCTACCGTCCACATCTCCGATCCTGTTCACCGTACTCGTTAACCTATTAATCGGATCTGTTCTCGATCTCATAATAATCGGTACCGTTAAACACCTCGTTCGCCGGCACCGGCCGGTGTATAACAAGCACATGTTCCTCACGTTCGCGGTGGATCACTGGTCGTTTCCTAGCGGTCACGCTTCTAGAGTTTGTTTTATTGCTTCGGTGATTTACTTTTCGTCGGATTTGGTTTCGGATATTTTAGGTCAATTGGAGGTTGATTTGGTAGGGTTTGGGGGATATGAGAGTGTTAGGTGGTTGAATTTTGGTGTTGTAGGTTGGGCGTGTGCTACGTCGGTTTCTAGGGTTTTGCTTGGCCGGCATTTTGTGTTTGACGTTGCTGCTGGTGCTGGATTGGGGGTTCTGAATGCGCTTTTCGTGGTGAACGTTTTGAATT AG
- the LOC110922815 gene encoding probable lipid phosphate phosphatase beta isoform X2, protein MGLDILNPKITVCNHRLYGQSEQSAMDSPQPPPPPPLPPSSLLHNLITFDTKLSLSIYTLTQPIFPRFFLKLLEISGDGRLFFPIILSVLLSPLPSTSPILFTVLVNLLIGSVLDLIIIGTVKHLVRRHRPVYNKHMFLTFAVDHWSFPSGHASRVCFIASVIYFSSDLVSDILGQLEVDLVGFGGYESVRWLNFGVVGWACATSVSRVLLGRHFVFDVAAGAGLGVLNALFVVNVLNYNMGRGWFRREE, encoded by the exons ATGGGCCTAGATATTTTAAACCCCAAAATAACCGTCTGCAACCACCGGCTGTACGGTCAATCGGAGCAATCCGCCATGGATTCACCAcaaccgccgccaccaccaccactaccgccATCGTCACTCCTCCACAACCTAATCACCTTCGACACAAAACTCTCCCTCTCTATCTACACTCTCACTCAACCGATTTTCCCGCGTTTTTTCCTCAAACTCCTTGAAATCTCCGGCGACGGCCGACTCTTCTTTCCGATCATCCTCTCCGTTCTCCTCTCTCCTCTACCGTCCACATCTCCGATCCTGTTCACCGTACTCGTTAACCTATTAATCGGATCTGTTCTCGATCTCATAATAATCGGTACCGTTAAACACCTCGTTCGCCGGCACCGGCCGGTGTATAACAAGCACATGTTCCTCACGTTCGCGGTGGATCACTGGTCGTTTCCTAGCGGTCACGCTTCTAGAGTTTGTTTTATTGCTTCGGTGATTTACTTTTCGTCGGATTTGGTTTCGGATATTTTAGGTCAATTGGAGGTTGATTTGGTAGGGTTTGGGGGATATGAGAGTGTTAGGTGGTTGAATTTTGGTGTTGTAGGTTGGGCGTGTGCTACGTCGGTTTCTAGGGTTTTGCTTGGCCGGCATTTTGTGTTTGACGTTGCTGCTGGTGCTGGATTGGGGGTTCTGAATGCGCTTTTCGTGGTGAACGTTTTGAATT ATAACATGGGCAGAGGGTGGTTCAGAAGAGAAGAGTAA
- the LOC110922815 gene encoding probable lipid phosphate phosphatase beta isoform X3 has protein sequence MGLDILNPKITVCNHRLYGQSEQSAMDSPQPPPPPPLPPSSLLHNLITFDTKLSLSIYTLTQPIFPRFFLKLLEISGDGRLFFPIILSVLLSPLPSTSPILFTVLVNLLIGSVLDLIIIGTVKHLVRRHRPVYNKHMFLTFAVDHWSFPSGHASRVCFIASVIYFSSDLVSDILGQLEVDLVGFGGYESVRWLNFGVVGWACATSVSRVLLGRHFVFDVAAGAGLGVLNALFVVNVLNYL, from the exons ATGGGCCTAGATATTTTAAACCCCAAAATAACCGTCTGCAACCACCGGCTGTACGGTCAATCGGAGCAATCCGCCATGGATTCACCAcaaccgccgccaccaccaccactaccgccATCGTCACTCCTCCACAACCTAATCACCTTCGACACAAAACTCTCCCTCTCTATCTACACTCTCACTCAACCGATTTTCCCGCGTTTTTTCCTCAAACTCCTTGAAATCTCCGGCGACGGCCGACTCTTCTTTCCGATCATCCTCTCCGTTCTCCTCTCTCCTCTACCGTCCACATCTCCGATCCTGTTCACCGTACTCGTTAACCTATTAATCGGATCTGTTCTCGATCTCATAATAATCGGTACCGTTAAACACCTCGTTCGCCGGCACCGGCCGGTGTATAACAAGCACATGTTCCTCACGTTCGCGGTGGATCACTGGTCGTTTCCTAGCGGTCACGCTTCTAGAGTTTGTTTTATTGCTTCGGTGATTTACTTTTCGTCGGATTTGGTTTCGGATATTTTAGGTCAATTGGAGGTTGATTTGGTAGGGTTTGGGGGATATGAGAGTGTTAGGTGGTTGAATTTTGGTGTTGTAGGTTGGGCGTGTGCTACGTCGGTTTCTAGGGTTTTGCTTGGCCGGCATTTTGTGTTTGACGTTGCTGCTGGTGCTGGATTGGGGGTTCTGAATGCGCTTTTCGTGGTGAACGTTTTGAATT ATTTGTAG
- the LOC110896605 gene encoding heavy metal-associated isoprenylated plant protein 39-like, translating into MKKVMLKLDFLDEKIKQKAMKNVSSLTGVDSISMDMKDKKMTVTGDVDPVTVVSKLRKICHTEIVSVGLAKEPEKKDGGGGDNKKKEDDKKKEEDKKKEEAKKKELEAKKKKKKKKL; encoded by the exons atgaag AAAGTTATGTTGAAATTGGACTTCTTGGATGAAAAAATCAAGCAAAAAGCCATGAAAAATGTCTCCAGTCTCACAG GTGTAGATTCAATATCAATGGATATGAAAGACAAGAAAATGACAGTAACAGGGGATGTAGATCCAGTGACAGTTGTGTCAAAACTGAGAAAGATTTGTCACACAGAGATTGTATCAGTTGGTCTAGCAAAGGAGCCAGAGAAgaaagatggtggtggtggtgacaacaagaagaaagaagatgataaaaagaaagaagaagacaagaagaaagaagaagctaAGAAGAAAGAAttagaagcaaaaaaaaaaaaaaagaagaagaagctTTGA
- the LOC110922815 gene encoding probable lipid phosphate phosphatase beta isoform X1, with the protein MGLDILNPKITVCNHRLYGQSEQSAMDSPQPPPPPPLPPSSLLHNLITFDTKLSLSIYTLTQPIFPRFFLKLLEISGDGRLFFPIILSVLLSPLPSTSPILFTVLVNLLIGSVLDLIIIGTVKHLVRRHRPVYNKHMFLTFAVDHWSFPSGHASRVCFIASVIYFSSDLVSDILGQLEVDLVGFGGYESVRWLNFGVVGWACATSVSRVLLGRHFVFDVAAGAGLGVLNALFVVNVLNCKMFFLVFQFLVVDQLFTLIHTDIGTYVDLFQLFKGQLCK; encoded by the exons ATGGGCCTAGATATTTTAAACCCCAAAATAACCGTCTGCAACCACCGGCTGTACGGTCAATCGGAGCAATCCGCCATGGATTCACCAcaaccgccgccaccaccaccactaccgccATCGTCACTCCTCCACAACCTAATCACCTTCGACACAAAACTCTCCCTCTCTATCTACACTCTCACTCAACCGATTTTCCCGCGTTTTTTCCTCAAACTCCTTGAAATCTCCGGCGACGGCCGACTCTTCTTTCCGATCATCCTCTCCGTTCTCCTCTCTCCTCTACCGTCCACATCTCCGATCCTGTTCACCGTACTCGTTAACCTATTAATCGGATCTGTTCTCGATCTCATAATAATCGGTACCGTTAAACACCTCGTTCGCCGGCACCGGCCGGTGTATAACAAGCACATGTTCCTCACGTTCGCGGTGGATCACTGGTCGTTTCCTAGCGGTCACGCTTCTAGAGTTTGTTTTATTGCTTCGGTGATTTACTTTTCGTCGGATTTGGTTTCGGATATTTTAGGTCAATTGGAGGTTGATTTGGTAGGGTTTGGGGGATATGAGAGTGTTAGGTGGTTGAATTTTGGTGTTGTAGGTTGGGCGTGTGCTACGTCGGTTTCTAGGGTTTTGCTTGGCCGGCATTTTGTGTTTGACGTTGCTGCTGGTGCTGGATTGGGGGTTCTGAATGCGCTTTTCGTGGTGAACGTTTTGAATT GCAAAATGTTTTTCTTGGTGTTTCAGTTCCTTGTTGTGGACCAGTTATTTACACTCATACATACTGACATAGGCACATATGTGGATTTATTTCAACTTTTCAAGGGGCAATTGTGTAAATAA